In the genome of Leptospira inadai serovar Lyme str. 10, one region contains:
- a CDS encoding YceI family protein, with protein MNKKNFLLVVLLAAFAFTSAQAGNFKLDNAHTSVGFKVKHLAISNVPGTFKEYNGKFTFDEKTNSLTGLEVTIQVASVSTNDADRDKHLKAKDFFDAGEFSTITFKATKAAVKKGSVSKVAGELTIKGVTKPVVLDVKYGGSAKDPWGNTHLAFEAETKINRKDFGLTWNKTLETGGVLVGEEVAIRIEGEAIPE; from the coding sequence ATGAACAAAAAAAATTTTCTACTCGTAGTGTTGCTGGCAGCCTTCGCTTTTACTAGCGCGCAAGCCGGAAACTTTAAGTTAGACAACGCTCATACGTCCGTTGGCTTCAAAGTCAAACACCTTGCCATCTCCAATGTTCCCGGAACATTCAAGGAATATAACGGCAAATTTACGTTCGACGAAAAAACCAACAGCTTAACCGGATTGGAAGTAACGATCCAAGTGGCTTCGGTGTCCACGAATGACGCCGACCGCGACAAGCACTTGAAAGCGAAGGATTTCTTCGACGCCGGCGAGTTTTCTACCATAACCTTCAAGGCAACGAAAGCTGCCGTTAAAAAAGGGAGCGTATCCAAAGTCGCAGGAGAATTGACGATCAAAGGCGTCACCAAACCTGTCGTCCTCGATGTGAAATATGGCGGTTCTGCAAAAGACCCGTGGGGAAATACCCATCTCGCATTTGAAGCCGAGACCAAAATCAATAGAAAGGATTTCGGCCTGACCTGGAACAAAACTCTCGAAACCGGCGGAGTGTTAGTCGGAGAAGAAGTTGCTATTCGCATCGAAGGCGAAGCAATTCCGGAATAA
- a CDS encoding DNA-binding domain-containing protein has translation MKENTFRELFAGSILSSNWKTPLRPEILPAARLNDVSALEIYSSGYIVRLTEALGEIFETVWRVLGDEEFFTISEIFLHSNPSISYNLSDYGKEFPAFLERKFPKIGFLRELAEFEYLFAQLFHRPADSAIDPKRSLEGKEPGDLRFVFSDSAVFLKNNFPVYELWKKRKEESCRIPEEKSAEFLLLGRKGLDVRTEVLDEWGWTFGKRLQENKTLLEAVELTGMPSSGTKAVTDFLSTLIQGGFLKDIKIS, from the coding sequence ATGAAAGAAAATACTTTTCGGGAACTATTTGCCGGCTCGATCCTAAGTTCGAATTGGAAAACCCCCTTACGGCCGGAAATTCTTCCCGCGGCGCGATTAAATGACGTTTCGGCTTTGGAAATTTATTCTTCGGGATATATCGTAAGGTTAACCGAAGCGTTAGGCGAAATTTTCGAGACAGTCTGGAGAGTCTTGGGAGACGAGGAATTCTTTACTATTTCGGAAATCTTCCTTCACAGTAATCCTTCTATTTCGTATAATTTATCCGATTATGGGAAGGAGTTCCCCGCCTTCTTGGAGCGGAAATTTCCGAAAATCGGATTCCTAAGAGAATTGGCGGAGTTCGAATATTTGTTCGCTCAACTGTTTCACCGGCCGGCCGATTCAGCGATCGATCCGAAACGTTCATTGGAAGGAAAGGAGCCGGGAGATCTTCGTTTTGTCTTTTCCGATTCGGCAGTTTTCTTGAAAAACAATTTTCCCGTTTACGAACTATGGAAAAAAAGAAAGGAGGAGTCTTGCCGGATTCCCGAAGAAAAAAGCGCTGAATTTCTGTTATTAGGTAGAAAAGGACTGGATGTTCGAACGGAAGTTCTGGACGAATGGGGGTGGACTTTCGGTAAGCGGTTGCAGGAAAATAAAACCCTCCTGGAAGCAGTGGAACTGACCGGAATGCCTTCATCGGGTACTAAAGCCGTCACCGACTTTTTATCCACTTTGATCCAAGGAGGGTTCTTAAAGGATATTAAGATTTCTTAA
- a CDS encoding carbon starvation protein A: MLPLITVLGCFFLYFLGYKFYSGYLSRSVFRLKDTTGDTPAHRYNDGVDYLPTKPSILFGHHYASIAGLAPILGPAVAVIWGWLPAMLWVVFGAIFIGCVHDFGALVVSVRNEGKSIGQVAQDLLGPRARSLFHAIIFFLVALAMGVFVIVLAEMFSAGKKITPPNPKPTISAQEEKVPSVHAHSDEIRIESASPIQLRSNFPEAVIPTVGLMLLALLVGWLHFKKGFKLAPLTILSVILTLIVMIIGMNESVLSWTGLGDAERSPSIPSWKILLLFYAFLASVTPIWLLLQSRDYINSFLLYIGIIAIYLGFFKGSIFGEFTSFNADAVRSESIGLDLIPFVFITIACGAVSGFHALVSSGTTAKQLNREVDARPIGYGGMIGESLLGLTSVVACTIGFSSAAEWSSFYKSWAGIQGLAPQVGAYIYGTGRFISQLGFDQGFAQGFIALIVVSFALTSLDSATRLLRYNVEEIAESTGIDFIKKILGNRYISSTIACLAIAFFAFLEVEQGGKKKAAGLALWKLFGTTNQLLAGLALLVVTIYLLYSKRKTWVSFIPMLFVLTATLWAMIANFHEFLFDKTPNYLLAAVGGTLILLTLWLLVEAILAWRRFSRT; encoded by the coding sequence ATGCTACCCCTTATTACCGTCCTCGGATGCTTCTTCCTATATTTTTTAGGCTATAAATTCTATTCCGGATATCTTTCCAGGTCCGTTTTCAGGCTAAAAGATACGACAGGAGATACGCCGGCGCATAGATACAACGACGGGGTAGATTACCTTCCTACGAAACCGTCCATCCTGTTCGGACACCACTATGCCTCGATTGCGGGACTGGCTCCCATTTTAGGTCCGGCCGTTGCGGTGATTTGGGGATGGCTTCCTGCCATGCTCTGGGTCGTTTTTGGGGCGATCTTTATAGGATGCGTTCATGATTTTGGAGCCTTAGTCGTTTCCGTTCGTAACGAAGGGAAGTCCATCGGACAAGTGGCGCAGGATTTATTAGGGCCGCGTGCAAGAAGTCTATTCCATGCAATTATTTTTTTCCTAGTAGCTCTGGCCATGGGTGTTTTCGTCATCGTACTTGCGGAAATGTTCTCGGCGGGGAAAAAAATAACCCCTCCTAATCCCAAGCCGACGATTTCCGCTCAGGAAGAAAAGGTTCCTTCGGTTCACGCTCATTCGGATGAAATTCGAATCGAGAGCGCCTCCCCGATTCAATTGAGAAGTAATTTTCCGGAAGCCGTTATTCCGACAGTTGGACTCATGCTTCTGGCTCTATTGGTGGGTTGGTTACATTTTAAGAAAGGATTCAAACTCGCGCCGCTTACCATACTCTCGGTAATCCTTACATTAATCGTAATGATTATCGGAATGAACGAATCCGTTCTCTCCTGGACCGGACTTGGGGACGCCGAGAGATCGCCGAGTATTCCTAGTTGGAAAATTCTGCTTTTGTTCTACGCATTTTTAGCTTCCGTAACGCCGATCTGGCTCCTACTGCAAAGTCGCGATTATATTAATTCCTTTCTTTTATATATCGGCATCATCGCTATCTATCTCGGTTTCTTCAAGGGAAGTATATTCGGAGAATTTACCTCGTTCAATGCGGATGCGGTTCGTTCGGAATCGATCGGTTTGGATTTGATACCCTTCGTATTTATTACGATCGCTTGCGGAGCCGTCTCGGGATTTCACGCCTTGGTAAGTTCCGGAACGACCGCTAAGCAATTGAATCGCGAAGTGGATGCAAGACCTATCGGTTACGGCGGAATGATCGGCGAATCCTTACTCGGTCTTACCTCGGTAGTCGCATGCACGATCGGTTTTTCCTCCGCCGCAGAATGGTCTTCCTTTTATAAATCATGGGCCGGAATTCAGGGTTTAGCTCCTCAGGTCGGAGCGTATATTTACGGAACCGGTAGATTCATTTCCCAGCTAGGATTCGATCAGGGATTCGCTCAAGGATTCATCGCATTGATCGTGGTAAGTTTCGCCTTAACTTCGTTGGACTCGGCCACTCGTTTGCTGCGTTATAATGTGGAAGAAATCGCCGAAAGCACCGGAATCGATTTTATAAAAAAAATATTAGGAAATCGATATATTTCAAGCACGATCGCCTGTCTTGCCATCGCCTTTTTTGCCTTTCTGGAAGTCGAACAAGGAGGAAAGAAAAAAGCCGCCGGATTAGCTCTTTGGAAATTGTTCGGGACTACGAACCAATTGCTGGCGGGCTTGGCCTTACTCGTGGTTACGATTTACTTATTATATTCGAAACGAAAAACTTGGGTTTCGTTTATTCCGATGTTATTCGTATTAACTGCGACTTTATGGGCGATGATCGCGAACTTTCACGAATTTCTATTCGATAAAACTCCGAATTACCTGCTCGCAGCGGTGGGCGGAACCTTAATCCTACTCACTCTCTGGTTACTCGTGGAGGCAATCCTAGCCTGGAGGCGGTTTTCTCGAACATGA
- a CDS encoding YHS domain-containing (seleno)protein produces the protein MNKLYFLFPSLLLFVLACSARQAVDPVFKADGLVAIRGYDPVSYFSDNKAVAGDDKFQTTWNGAKWKFSSRKNMDAFKKKPENFAPQYGGYCAYAMRDGETYEIDPNAWKIVEGKLYLNYNEKVNGFWSRDIPGNIKKADDQWVKLPKKKEIP, from the coding sequence ATGAACAAGTTGTATTTTCTTTTTCCATCTCTTTTGCTTTTCGTTCTTGCCTGTAGCGCCAGGCAGGCGGTCGACCCGGTATTCAAAGCCGACGGTTTAGTCGCGATTCGCGGCTATGATCCGGTTTCCTATTTTTCGGATAACAAAGCTGTCGCCGGGGATGACAAATTCCAAACCACTTGGAACGGGGCTAAATGGAAATTCTCCTCGCGCAAAAACATGGACGCATTTAAGAAAAAGCCCGAAAATTTCGCGCCCCAATACGGCGGATATTGCGCGTACGCTATGCGGGATGGTGAAACTTATGAAATCGATCCGAACGCTTGGAAAATCGTGGAAGGAAAACTATATCTGAACTATAACGAAAAAGTAAACGGATTCTGGAGTCGGGACATTCCGGGAAATATAAAGAAAGCGGACGATCAATGGGTTAAACTTCCGAAGAAAAAGGAAATTCCGTAA
- a CDS encoding cell envelope biogenesis protein OmpA encodes MCIKLIPRLLIFGFFLSSALHANSLISTETTTFSPNRDGSIDSLRFKIQSSSLPKLQDWELTIRNASGESVRKFEANRLRKKDFVFLWDENEFAPEDVIVPENIEWNGEDENGNTVPDGYYTYQLLLLTSNQERILSEEATVYLDSHPPKVEIGTKNRLLLFEDRNLSKIQIQQKGVGESADIFWGEFLDPQGRSIKSYSWRTRDLPSVLSWDGTDASGKQVPAGLYSYKLTARDPAGNESFTRIDNLSVRSEVVGADINTDTELYSTDPSVTLSRIRFTAFISSKLKSDSFEWEVFKRKGDDETQVYTHKGLGEPPAEWTWEPKDKENRPLNSGAYFVRLTIYSRYDKFSSFPKKFTLSDDKAKFSYDVFPNGVTPDDDWYKDSLEIRIRSKKLPILNWKISLLESFGDDEKEERIVRVWSGQNAIPERLSWSGKDDQGRRIGSLAPLRVVLHYKDLFGREGEEELGHLRTGILIIKEKEGYRISIPERLYEERWWTLPSTLKSILAKLPGYKIELQFHTSHYGDDEYNLKLSEEKARKIYRSFFGKESEFGRYRFRGFGETLPLIPGNGTYEMDRNQRIDFFLSVGK; translated from the coding sequence ATGTGCATCAAATTGATCCCGCGCTTGCTGATCTTCGGGTTTTTTTTGAGCTCCGCTTTGCACGCTAATTCTTTGATTAGCACGGAAACTACTACGTTTTCTCCGAATCGGGACGGTTCGATCGATTCCCTCCGATTTAAAATTCAATCCTCTTCCCTACCGAAATTGCAGGATTGGGAACTTACCATTCGAAATGCGTCCGGAGAGTCCGTTCGCAAATTCGAGGCAAATCGTCTTCGAAAAAAGGATTTCGTTTTCCTGTGGGACGAAAACGAATTCGCTCCGGAAGACGTGATAGTCCCGGAAAATATAGAATGGAACGGGGAAGATGAAAACGGTAATACCGTTCCGGACGGTTACTACACTTATCAACTATTATTATTAACTTCCAACCAAGAAAGAATTCTTTCCGAAGAAGCCACCGTATATTTGGATTCGCATCCCCCGAAAGTGGAGATCGGAACAAAAAACCGACTGCTTCTTTTCGAGGATAGAAATTTATCCAAGATACAGATCCAGCAGAAGGGAGTCGGAGAATCAGCCGATATTTTTTGGGGCGAATTTTTAGACCCGCAAGGACGCTCTATAAAATCCTATAGCTGGAGAACGAGGGATCTCCCTTCTGTCTTGAGTTGGGACGGAACCGACGCATCCGGAAAACAGGTTCCTGCGGGACTCTATTCCTACAAACTAACCGCGAGAGATCCGGCCGGCAATGAATCGTTTACCAGAATCGACAATCTCTCCGTTAGATCGGAAGTGGTCGGAGCCGATATCAATACCGACACGGAACTTTACTCCACTGATCCGAGCGTTACGTTAAGTCGTATTCGATTTACCGCTTTTATTTCCTCCAAATTAAAATCGGATTCGTTCGAATGGGAGGTTTTTAAACGGAAAGGCGACGACGAGACTCAAGTCTATACGCATAAAGGGCTGGGTGAGCCGCCCGCCGAATGGACCTGGGAACCCAAGGATAAAGAAAATCGCCCTTTAAACTCCGGTGCATATTTCGTTCGCTTAACGATTTATAGTCGTTACGATAAATTCTCGAGCTTCCCCAAGAAATTCACGTTATCCGACGATAAGGCGAAATTTTCCTACGACGTTTTCCCGAACGGAGTCACTCCCGACGACGACTGGTATAAGGATAGTCTGGAAATTCGGATTCGCTCAAAAAAATTGCCGATTCTAAATTGGAAAATCTCCCTTTTAGAATCCTTCGGAGATGATGAAAAAGAGGAACGAATCGTTCGAGTATGGTCGGGACAAAACGCTATTCCCGAAAGACTATCCTGGTCCGGAAAAGACGACCAAGGAAGGCGGATCGGTTCCTTAGCACCGTTACGAGTCGTCCTTCATTATAAAGATCTTTTCGGAAGAGAAGGCGAAGAGGAGCTGGGTCATCTTAGAACAGGTATCTTGATTATAAAAGAGAAGGAAGGCTATAGGATTTCGATTCCGGAACGCCTCTATGAAGAACGTTGGTGGACTCTCCCTTCGACTCTAAAATCCATCCTAGCGAAGCTACCCGGTTACAAAATCGAACTTCAATTTCATACCTCTCACTATGGAGACGATGAATATAATTTGAAACTTTCGGAAGAGAAGGCCCGAAAAATCTATCGCTCCTTCTTTGGAAAAGAATCGGAATTCGGAAGGTATCGATTTCGGGGATTCGGAGAAACTCTTCCATTGATCCCCGGAAACGGAACTTATGAAATGGACCGGAACCAACGAATCGATTTTTTTCTAAGCGTGGGAAAATAA
- a CDS encoding DUF692 domain-containing protein yields the protein MPNLKNKNESLGALGIGVGLRSEHYPYLREKKPVRISWFEAITENYMDSEGKPFAMLEEVRKDFPVALHGVSLSLLGGSFPNPRYMSKWKSLIERIDPAIVSDHLCWTDHDGQYLHDLLPFPFTAGFQKLAVERIGKIQEFLGRRILIENVSTYVRFRSDEMTEWEFLSGVLKESGCGLLLDLNNVYVNSFNHGFSANEFLEKIPWDSVGQIHIAGFTDTGDFLFDTHSKPVSKAVWDLMAAYAKKIEGIPILLEWDADIPSFPELEIEALRAAEFLSIGTI from the coding sequence ATGCCGAATCTGAAAAATAAGAATGAATCGCTCGGAGCATTGGGCATCGGTGTCGGTCTTCGCTCGGAGCATTATCCCTACTTACGGGAGAAAAAACCGGTTCGAATCTCTTGGTTCGAAGCCATTACCGAAAACTACATGGATTCGGAGGGAAAGCCTTTCGCGATGTTGGAAGAAGTTCGAAAGGATTTTCCAGTCGCGTTGCATGGCGTCTCCTTATCATTGTTAGGCGGTTCTTTTCCGAATCCGCGTTATATGAGCAAATGGAAGTCCCTAATAGAAAGAATCGATCCCGCGATCGTCTCCGATCATCTGTGCTGGACGGATCATGACGGCCAATATTTGCATGACCTACTCCCATTTCCGTTTACCGCCGGATTTCAAAAACTGGCCGTCGAGAGAATCGGAAAAATTCAAGAGTTTTTAGGAAGAAGAATCCTGATTGAAAACGTTTCGACATACGTACGATTCCGTTCGGACGAAATGACGGAATGGGAGTTCTTATCAGGCGTTCTGAAGGAGAGCGGCTGCGGCCTATTATTGGATTTAAATAACGTTTATGTAAATTCGTTTAATCACGGTTTTTCCGCGAACGAATTCTTGGAAAAAATTCCTTGGGATTCCGTAGGCCAAATTCATATCGCAGGGTTTACCGATACCGGAGATTTTTTGTTCGATACTCATTCAAAACCGGTGTCCAAAGCGGTTTGGGATCTAATGGCCGCATACGCTAAGAAGATTGAAGGCATTCCGATATTATTGGAATGGGACGCCGATATTCCCTCCTTTCCGGAATTGGAGATCGAGGCTTTAAGGGCCGCAGAATTCCTGTCGATTGGAACGATATGA
- a CDS encoding J domain-containing protein, with the protein MTAKSFDQVKSSIEDILFEIQSSSTDCEWYISADKLIEILDIRREDYYKILYGLRADMAYSSKGAQGFRESRADILVLLLGKILKIEGLEHEFAKAGVYFDDVYLEELRIHLKEIVIAKLDKHDLDKDLLLLLISSTKRFEDAFDSYFDDKFDLGRLVDNGIAEFLDRKSIPADYGADVFLRKYFYQILNTKVFPLREFTAEYRDRAYYEIFGRFRKDEQKKKKAKAHNRRSRVVNSYEEDEETRRHRDFLGLAEDYDSGDLRKKYKELIKKYHPDVNKDGLEMTQRIVASYNYLVMKGRSE; encoded by the coding sequence GTGACGGCGAAAAGTTTCGATCAAGTGAAGTCCTCCATCGAGGATATACTTTTTGAAATCCAATCCTCTAGTACGGATTGCGAATGGTATATTTCCGCCGACAAATTAATCGAAATATTGGATATTCGGAGGGAGGATTACTATAAAATCCTCTACGGTCTTCGGGCCGACATGGCCTATTCTTCGAAAGGTGCCCAAGGCTTTCGGGAATCGAGGGCGGATATCCTGGTACTTCTCTTGGGTAAGATTCTAAAGATCGAAGGACTGGAGCACGAATTTGCAAAAGCCGGCGTTTATTTCGACGACGTTTATTTAGAGGAACTTCGAATCCATTTAAAAGAGATCGTAATCGCCAAATTGGACAAACACGATCTGGATAAAGATTTACTTTTACTCTTAATCTCCTCGACTAAGAGATTTGAAGACGCTTTCGATTCCTACTTCGACGATAAATTCGATCTGGGACGTTTAGTCGATAACGGAATTGCGGAATTTTTGGATCGAAAATCCATCCCGGCCGATTATGGCGCGGATGTCTTCCTTCGAAAATACTTTTACCAAATCTTAAATACCAAGGTTTTTCCTCTTCGGGAGTTCACGGCCGAATACAGGGATCGAGCTTATTACGAGATTTTCGGTCGCTTTCGAAAGGATGAACAAAAAAAGAAAAAAGCCAAAGCTCATAATCGTCGATCGCGGGTCGTCAATTCCTACGAAGAGGACGAGGAGACGCGCCGTCATCGGGATTTTTTAGGTTTGGCGGAGGATTACGATAGCGGGGATCTTAGAAAAAAATATAAGGAATTAATTAAGAAATACCATCCCGACGTGAACAAAGACGGTCTTGAAATGACCCAGAGGATCGTAGCTTCATATAACTATCTCGTCATGAAGGGAAGAAGCGAATGA
- a CDS encoding NUDIX hydrolase: protein MKFCSVCGSAVTLRIPEGDSLPRYTCQTCGTIHYQNPKVIVGSIPIWEGKILLCKRAIEPRKGYWTLPAGFLENRETVEDGASRETSEEANAQIQILRLHTVYSIPHISQVYMFFLANLVDGKFDVSPESEEVKLFSPDEIPWEEIAFASVTYALRKYTEEDGIPESGIHLGSLSADRKKKNTD, encoded by the coding sequence ATGAAATTTTGCAGCGTTTGCGGTTCCGCGGTTACATTGAGGATTCCCGAGGGAGATAGCCTTCCTCGGTATACATGCCAAACCTGCGGTACGATTCATTACCAAAATCCGAAGGTGATCGTAGGAAGCATACCGATTTGGGAAGGTAAAATTCTCTTATGCAAGAGAGCGATAGAACCCAGAAAAGGGTACTGGACTCTTCCTGCCGGCTTTCTGGAAAATCGAGAAACCGTAGAAGACGGCGCCTCTCGGGAAACTTCGGAGGAAGCAAACGCACAGATCCAAATTCTCCGATTGCATACCGTTTATAGCATTCCTCATATCAGTCAGGTTTATATGTTTTTTCTGGCGAATCTCGTAGACGGAAAATTCGACGTAAGCCCCGAATCCGAGGAGGTGAAATTATTCTCGCCCGATGAAATTCCTTGGGAGGAAATCGCTTTCGCTTCCGTTACGTATGCCTTACGTAAATATACCGAGGAAGACGGAATTCCCGAAAGCGGAATTCACCTAGGTTCCTTATCCGCCGATCGAAAGAAAAAGAATACTGACTGA